AAGCTGTTCGTGCGCGGACCGAAGTGAAACGGCACGAGGCTGCCGTACACGATGAACGCGGCCACTCCGACCAAGGCCCACGCATACACCCCGCGCACGGACTTCACCGACTCGCCCCCTCGGACGGGGCCGGTTGGGGAACCGCGGCGGACTTTGCCGGCTGCGCCGCGGTCGGGAGTGCGGCGGGTGCCCGCGTGCTGCCCTTCCCTGGTGCGGGCGCGGTCATGATGAGGTATGCCGGGTTCGCCGAATTCATTTTGAGCATTTCCTCGCGGCTCGCCTTTCCGCCCTCGTCCACGAACACCCAGTCCAGGAGCTTCAACTCGCCCCACAACACGGCCAGCGCCAGGGGCATCATCATCCACCCCGCGAAGTCGTGGAACACGCGGTCCCCGAGTTCCTTACCGGCTTCGTTATACAGCACCCCGGTGAGCGCGATCCGCAACACGTTCGAGAGCACCGCGACGGGCACGGCCGACACGAGGATCAGCCCGCGATCGAGCCACGGGCGCTGCACGAGCATCGCCATCCCGGTCGCGAGCGCGGCGAACGTGAGCAGCATGCTCAGCCCGCTGCACGCTTCCTCGACCCGCAGCACGTGGTCTTTCACGTGCAGGATGATCCCCTCACGGTACGTCGGGTACCCAATGGTTTGAAGTACGAACTCGGACGCGATCGACGCGACCTTCTGGAGCTGCCAGCCAAGGGCGTGCTCGACCCGCCAGGGCAGCGGGAACATGAACAGCAGGAACGCGAGCGCCGGCCACAGCCAGCGGAGCGCCTTCCACCCGCCCAAAAGTAGAGTTACGCCGCACAGGTTCAGCACGAACGACAGCCCCTGCATCCACTCTTTACCGACGTTGCGGTCGCCGAATACGACGAACAGCCCGCCGCCGACCGCGAGGAACGCGAGCCCCCACGGTTCCGGCCAGCGGACGCGCTCGGGCGCCCACGAGCGCCAGCGCCACGCCAGGTACGCCGCGAAGAACGGCACGAGGAACCCGTGCGAATAGTCCGGTTTCAGCCACTCCCCGTAACAGTACCGGAACAGAGCGGCGTAAACGAACACCAAAACCCCGACGAGCGCGACCAGGGCCGCGATCCAGCCGGGCGTGCGA
This region of Gemmata massiliana genomic DNA includes:
- a CDS encoding exosortase/archaeosortase family protein — translated: MSSASPSPSRSGSALAAEVVRTPGWIAALVALVGVLVFVYAALFRYCYGEWLKPDYSHGFLVPFFAAYLAWRWRSWAPERVRWPEPWGLAFLAVGGGLFVVFGDRNVGKEWMQGLSFVLNLCGVTLLLGGWKALRWLWPALAFLLFMFPLPWRVEHALGWQLQKVASIASEFVLQTIGYPTYREGIILHVKDHVLRVEEACSGLSMLLTFAALATGMAMLVQRPWLDRGLILVSAVPVAVLSNVLRIALTGVLYNEAGKELGDRVFHDFAGWMMMPLALAVLWGELKLLDWVFVDEGGKASREEMLKMNSANPAYLIMTAPAPGKGSTRAPAALPTAAQPAKSAAVPQPAPSEGASR